In one window of Henckelia pumila isolate YLH828 chromosome 1, ASM3356847v2, whole genome shotgun sequence DNA:
- the LOC140860473 gene encoding uncharacterized protein isoform X3 gives MLLQRRIEKWCLSHLYASLLKQNQRSYQNHHLPGRKKEHHASVVIPSSDVPVHGSGELQDSEATTKLQNDVVFNDEGVNVNPGKFCMACDVYDEEVNATTSEVNQMLNFPQAAETEYKDAFNTKSMSMSPGISSPSGGENHCHEAARLNNSKLVAKEAEFLKSDEVSSPIFSDLVSNPENSYSLQPQTISLNSSECVKVEKNEVIISDISVDLGSKRGAFSAVFDGSKKSSTRLVDLLCNKNHVQTSPEANIEQTDPEVTLSDLLLKFERKRLSQFKHSTPTDYLSPEVATSVSEDDYFKEIPHIGPEKNLQEDENLRFEGDQTSSPSNDTQNIFDLKDLDMKSVNDQIVDENFKPRSLTFTQFEGSNEPREVDAEKLSDIKDLIDFIKLQEGVSSTSTNDNNNTGRIAENPSNSNSQRFIYNDWLTASDLATEKSRLENQKISDMHFQSLGGTELKASFGSLNPAMKIDEDKSRNIVLSESFNSDSQNLVDSERLNSTDFTTVKYRIEDEEGVELDFGSRGCTELKAGKQVPNPTKTIDREKLENTFLSSIESNDNRLVVRLLRKAATEEHLFKTFKRCGKVSKIEILDAEGSLFKTAYLHFETRKALLKAYSKSETLARHGVVTVESPISNKNVRAPVPNLIGDPNVPTVLIKNPSRTVKIKHLTQDIRLHHIEEALSFCDSNVSGYFLGFKNSVGFIEFETEIGKEMALVKHSINVLGKELAMLRIDAPRTTVVRVSYIDSIPHENIMLVCSSFGKVMFTIVRCPGILDVHYELAEWPNMWNILNRLNGVQIEGMRLRAEPAPIFPTDILSALWHQPEERKILKKTASALLEKLGKNMRGTGELDSLKQLLEDKF, from the exons ATGCTGCTGCAGAGGAGAATCGAGAAATGGTGTTTGAGCCACTTGTACGCGA GTCTGCTCAAACAAAACCAGAGATCGtatcaaaatcatcatctacCGGGAAGGAAAAAGGAGCACCATG CTTCGGTGGTCATTCCTTCTAGTGATGTTCCTGTTCATGGGAGTGGTGAACTTCAAGATTCTGAGGCTACGACCAAACTTCAAAATGACGTAGTTTTTAATGACGAAGGGGTAAACGTGAACCCTGGCAAATTTTGTATGGCATGTGATGTTTATGATGAGGAGGTAAATGCAACTACCTCGGAAGTAAATCAGATGCTTAATTTTCCCCAAGCTGCTGAAACTGAATATAAAGATGCATTTAACACGAAGAGTATGTCTATGTCCCCAGGTATATCATCTCCGAGTGGTGGTGAAAACCACTGCCACGAAGCAGCCcgattaaataattcaaaactaGTTGCCAAAGAAGCTGAATTTCTGAAATCTGATGAAGTTTCATCACCCATATTTTCGGATCTGGTTTCGAATCCCGAGAATTCATATTCTCTACAGCCTCAAACAATTAGTCTGAATTCTTCAGAATGTGTAAAGGTGGAGAAAAATGAAGTGATTATTAGTGATATATCTGTTGATTTAGGGTCTAAAAGAGGAGCATTCTCTGCAGTGTTTGATGGTTCAAAGAAGAGTAGTACCAGATTAGTGGATCTCTTATGTAATAAAAATCATGTTCAAACATCTCCTGAGGCCAATATTGAGCAAACAGACCCTGAGGTGACACTATCTGATTTGCTCTtaaaatttgaaagaaaaaggTTGTCACAGTTTAAGCATTCTACTCCCACTGATTACTTATCGCCAGAGGTAGCAACTTCTGTTTCAGAGGATGATTATTTCAAGGAGATTCCTCACATTGGACCTGAAAAGAACCTGCAAGAAGATGAAAATCTAAGGTTTGAAGGGGATCAGACCTCTTCTCCATCAAATGATACACAAAATATATTTGATCTAAAAGATTTGGATATGAAATCGGTTAATGACCAAATAGTTGATGAAAACTTTAAGCCAAGAAGTCTGACTTTTACTCAgttcgaaggatcaaatgaaccTCGTGAGGTGGATGCAGAAAAACTTTCCGACATAAAAGACTTGATTGACTTCATTAAATTGCAGGAGGGTGTATCATCTACCTCAACCAATGATAATAACAACACAGGTCGTATTGCAGAGAACCCATCAAATTCTAATTCACAAAGATTTATCTACAATGATTGGTTGACTGCATCTGATTTAGCGACTGAAAAATCTAGGCTTGAGAATCAGAAAATAAGTGATATGCATTTTCAATCCCTTGGTGGTACAGAGTTAAAAGCAAGCTTTGGTTCTCTGAATCCGGCTATGAAGATTGATGAAGATAAATCGAGGAACATTGTTTTGTCCGAGTCTTTTAATTCTGATTCGCAGAACTTGGTTGACAGTGAGAGGTTAAATTCAACTGATTTCACGACTGTGAAATATAGGATTGAGGATGAGGAAGGGGTTGAATTGGATTTTGGATCACGTGGATGCACAGAGTTAAAAGCAGGCAAGCAAGTTCCAAATCCCACAAAGACCATTGATAGAGAAAAGTTGGAAAACACATTCTTGTCTAGCATAGAATCAAATGACAACAGACTTGTTGTGAGACTCCTGCGCAAAGCAGCTACGGAAGAACATCTATTCAAAACTTTTAAAAGATGTGGGAAAGTTTCAAAGATTGAAATTCTTGATGCTGAAGGATCTTTGTTTAAAACTGCTTACCTCCATTTTGAG ACAAGAAAAGCTCTTCTAAAAGCTTATTCCAAAAGTGAAACGCTGGCGCGACATGGTGTTGTAACTGTGGAATCACCCATCTCAAATAAGAACGTGAGAGCTCCAGTTCCGAATTTGATCGGTGACCCTAATGTTCCAACTGTTTTAATAAAAAATCCTTCCCGGACTGTAAAAATTAAACATTTGACCCAGGACATAAGATTACATCATATTGAAGAAGCTTTGTCCTTCTGTGATAGCAATGTATCCGGATATTTCTTGGGCTTCAAAAATTCTGTCGGTTTTATTGAATTCGAG ACAGAAATTGGCAAAGAAATGGCGCTTGTGAAACATTCTATCAATGTGTTAGGAAAGGAGTTGGCCATGCTAAGAATCGATGCCCCAAGAACAACGGTTGTGAGGGTTTCGTACATAGATTCCATTCCACACGAGAATATCATGTTAGTATGCAGCTCATTTGGAAAAGTAATGTTTACAATAGTAAGATGTCCGGGCATTCTTGACGTGCACTACGAACTTGCTGAATGGCCAAACATGTGGAATATACTAAACAG ATTGAATGGTGTCCAGATAGAGGGTATGCGATTGAGAGCTGAGCCTGCTCCCATCTTTCCCACCGACATACTGTCGGCTCTGTGGCATCAACCAGAAGAAAGGAAGATTTTGAAAAAAACAGCATCGGCTTTGTTGGAGAAACTTGGGAAGAATATGCGAGGCACGGGTGAATTAGATTCTCTAAAGCAGCTCTTGGAGGATAAATTTTAA
- the LOC140860473 gene encoding uncharacterized protein isoform X2 codes for MALSRVLRPKSSLPICIKRFSTRKVSFCSSVRSTSDSGRTPQLKNDAAAEENREMVFEPLVRESAQTKPEIVSKSSSTGKEKGAPWYILKDVVHVLKDKMLGNNQPQNYHAIDASKPVDCTASVVIPSSDVPVHGSGELQDSEATTKLQNDVVFNDEGVNVNPGKFCMACDVYDEEVNATTSEVNQMLNFPQAAETEYKDAFNTKSMSMSPGISSPSGGENHCHEAARLNNSKLVAKEAEFLKSDEVSSPIFSDLVSNPENSYSLQPQTISLNSSECVKVEKNEVIISDISVDLGSKRGAFSAVFDGSKKSSTRLVDLLCNKNHVQTSPEANIEQTDPEVTLSDLLLKFERKRLSQFKHSTPTDYLSPEVATSVSEDDYFKEIPHIGPEKNLQEDENLRFEGDQTSSPSNDTQNIFDLKDLDMKSVNDQIVDENFKPRSLTFTQFEGSNEPREVDAEKLSDIKDLIDFIKLQEGVSSTSTNDNNNTGRIAENPSNSNSQRFIYNDWLTASDLATEKSRLENQKISDMHFQSLGGTELKASFGSLNPAMKIDEDKSRNIVLSESFNSDSQNLVDSERLNSTDFTTVKYRIEDEEGVELDFGSRGCTELKAGKQVPNPTKTIDREKLENTFLSSIESNDNRLVVRLLRKAATEEHLFKTFKRCGKVSKIEILDAEGSLFKTAYLHFETRKALLKAYSKSETLARHGVVTVESPISNKNVRAPVPNLIGDPNVPTVLIKNPSRTVKIKHLTQDIRLHHIEEALSFCDSNVSGYFLGFKNSVGFIEFETEIGKEMALVKHSINVLGKELAMLRIDAPRTTVVRVSYIDSIPHENIMLVCSSFGKVMFTIVRCPGILDVHYELAEWPNMWNILNR; via the exons ATGGCCCTCTCTCGTGTCCTCCGACCCAAATCAAGCCTCCCCATTTGCATAAAAA GATTTTCGACTAGAAAAGTGAGTTTTTGCTCTTCAGTTCGCTCTACTAGTGACAGTGGCAGGACACCTCAGTTAAAGAACGATGCTGCTGCAGAGGAGAATCGAGAAATGGTGTTTGAGCCACTTGTACGCGA GTCTGCTCAAACAAAACCAGAGATCGtatcaaaatcatcatctacCGGGAAGGAAAAAGGAGCACCATGGTACATTTTAAAAGATGTCGTTCATGTCCTAAAAGATAAGATGCTTGGCAATAATCAACCACAAAATTATCATGCCATTGATGCATCAAAACCTGTGGATTGTACAGCTTCGGTGGTCATTCCTTCTAGTGATGTTCCTGTTCATGGGAGTGGTGAACTTCAAGATTCTGAGGCTACGACCAAACTTCAAAATGACGTAGTTTTTAATGACGAAGGGGTAAACGTGAACCCTGGCAAATTTTGTATGGCATGTGATGTTTATGATGAGGAGGTAAATGCAACTACCTCGGAAGTAAATCAGATGCTTAATTTTCCCCAAGCTGCTGAAACTGAATATAAAGATGCATTTAACACGAAGAGTATGTCTATGTCCCCAGGTATATCATCTCCGAGTGGTGGTGAAAACCACTGCCACGAAGCAGCCcgattaaataattcaaaactaGTTGCCAAAGAAGCTGAATTTCTGAAATCTGATGAAGTTTCATCACCCATATTTTCGGATCTGGTTTCGAATCCCGAGAATTCATATTCTCTACAGCCTCAAACAATTAGTCTGAATTCTTCAGAATGTGTAAAGGTGGAGAAAAATGAAGTGATTATTAGTGATATATCTGTTGATTTAGGGTCTAAAAGAGGAGCATTCTCTGCAGTGTTTGATGGTTCAAAGAAGAGTAGTACCAGATTAGTGGATCTCTTATGTAATAAAAATCATGTTCAAACATCTCCTGAGGCCAATATTGAGCAAACAGACCCTGAGGTGACACTATCTGATTTGCTCTtaaaatttgaaagaaaaaggTTGTCACAGTTTAAGCATTCTACTCCCACTGATTACTTATCGCCAGAGGTAGCAACTTCTGTTTCAGAGGATGATTATTTCAAGGAGATTCCTCACATTGGACCTGAAAAGAACCTGCAAGAAGATGAAAATCTAAGGTTTGAAGGGGATCAGACCTCTTCTCCATCAAATGATACACAAAATATATTTGATCTAAAAGATTTGGATATGAAATCGGTTAATGACCAAATAGTTGATGAAAACTTTAAGCCAAGAAGTCTGACTTTTACTCAgttcgaaggatcaaatgaaccTCGTGAGGTGGATGCAGAAAAACTTTCCGACATAAAAGACTTGATTGACTTCATTAAATTGCAGGAGGGTGTATCATCTACCTCAACCAATGATAATAACAACACAGGTCGTATTGCAGAGAACCCATCAAATTCTAATTCACAAAGATTTATCTACAATGATTGGTTGACTGCATCTGATTTAGCGACTGAAAAATCTAGGCTTGAGAATCAGAAAATAAGTGATATGCATTTTCAATCCCTTGGTGGTACAGAGTTAAAAGCAAGCTTTGGTTCTCTGAATCCGGCTATGAAGATTGATGAAGATAAATCGAGGAACATTGTTTTGTCCGAGTCTTTTAATTCTGATTCGCAGAACTTGGTTGACAGTGAGAGGTTAAATTCAACTGATTTCACGACTGTGAAATATAGGATTGAGGATGAGGAAGGGGTTGAATTGGATTTTGGATCACGTGGATGCACAGAGTTAAAAGCAGGCAAGCAAGTTCCAAATCCCACAAAGACCATTGATAGAGAAAAGTTGGAAAACACATTCTTGTCTAGCATAGAATCAAATGACAACAGACTTGTTGTGAGACTCCTGCGCAAAGCAGCTACGGAAGAACATCTATTCAAAACTTTTAAAAGATGTGGGAAAGTTTCAAAGATTGAAATTCTTGATGCTGAAGGATCTTTGTTTAAAACTGCTTACCTCCATTTTGAG ACAAGAAAAGCTCTTCTAAAAGCTTATTCCAAAAGTGAAACGCTGGCGCGACATGGTGTTGTAACTGTGGAATCACCCATCTCAAATAAGAACGTGAGAGCTCCAGTTCCGAATTTGATCGGTGACCCTAATGTTCCAACTGTTTTAATAAAAAATCCTTCCCGGACTGTAAAAATTAAACATTTGACCCAGGACATAAGATTACATCATATTGAAGAAGCTTTGTCCTTCTGTGATAGCAATGTATCCGGATATTTCTTGGGCTTCAAAAATTCTGTCGGTTTTATTGAATTCGAG ACAGAAATTGGCAAAGAAATGGCGCTTGTGAAACATTCTATCAATGTGTTAGGAAAGGAGTTGGCCATGCTAAGAATCGATGCCCCAAGAACAACGGTTGTGAGGGTTTCGTACATAGATTCCATTCCACACGAGAATATCATGTTAGTATGCAGCTCATTTGGAAAAGTAATGTTTACAATAGTAAGATGTCCGGGCATTCTTGACGTGCACTACGAACTTGCTGAATGGCCAAACATGTGGAATATACTAAACAG ATAG
- the LOC140860473 gene encoding uncharacterized protein isoform X1, producing the protein MALSRVLRPKSSLPICIKRFSTRKVSFCSSVRSTSDSGRTPQLKNDAAAEENREMVFEPLVRESAQTKPEIVSKSSSTGKEKGAPWYILKDVVHVLKDKMLGNNQPQNYHAIDASKPVDCTASVVIPSSDVPVHGSGELQDSEATTKLQNDVVFNDEGVNVNPGKFCMACDVYDEEVNATTSEVNQMLNFPQAAETEYKDAFNTKSMSMSPGISSPSGGENHCHEAARLNNSKLVAKEAEFLKSDEVSSPIFSDLVSNPENSYSLQPQTISLNSSECVKVEKNEVIISDISVDLGSKRGAFSAVFDGSKKSSTRLVDLLCNKNHVQTSPEANIEQTDPEVTLSDLLLKFERKRLSQFKHSTPTDYLSPEVATSVSEDDYFKEIPHIGPEKNLQEDENLRFEGDQTSSPSNDTQNIFDLKDLDMKSVNDQIVDENFKPRSLTFTQFEGSNEPREVDAEKLSDIKDLIDFIKLQEGVSSTSTNDNNNTGRIAENPSNSNSQRFIYNDWLTASDLATEKSRLENQKISDMHFQSLGGTELKASFGSLNPAMKIDEDKSRNIVLSESFNSDSQNLVDSERLNSTDFTTVKYRIEDEEGVELDFGSRGCTELKAGKQVPNPTKTIDREKLENTFLSSIESNDNRLVVRLLRKAATEEHLFKTFKRCGKVSKIEILDAEGSLFKTAYLHFETRKALLKAYSKSETLARHGVVTVESPISNKNVRAPVPNLIGDPNVPTVLIKNPSRTVKIKHLTQDIRLHHIEEALSFCDSNVSGYFLGFKNSVGFIEFETEIGKEMALVKHSINVLGKELAMLRIDAPRTTVVRVSYIDSIPHENIMLVCSSFGKVMFTIVRCPGILDVHYELAEWPNMWNILNRLNGVQIEGMRLRAEPAPIFPTDILSALWHQPEERKILKKTASALLEKLGKNMRGTGELDSLKQLLEDKF; encoded by the exons ATGGCCCTCTCTCGTGTCCTCCGACCCAAATCAAGCCTCCCCATTTGCATAAAAA GATTTTCGACTAGAAAAGTGAGTTTTTGCTCTTCAGTTCGCTCTACTAGTGACAGTGGCAGGACACCTCAGTTAAAGAACGATGCTGCTGCAGAGGAGAATCGAGAAATGGTGTTTGAGCCACTTGTACGCGA GTCTGCTCAAACAAAACCAGAGATCGtatcaaaatcatcatctacCGGGAAGGAAAAAGGAGCACCATGGTACATTTTAAAAGATGTCGTTCATGTCCTAAAAGATAAGATGCTTGGCAATAATCAACCACAAAATTATCATGCCATTGATGCATCAAAACCTGTGGATTGTACAGCTTCGGTGGTCATTCCTTCTAGTGATGTTCCTGTTCATGGGAGTGGTGAACTTCAAGATTCTGAGGCTACGACCAAACTTCAAAATGACGTAGTTTTTAATGACGAAGGGGTAAACGTGAACCCTGGCAAATTTTGTATGGCATGTGATGTTTATGATGAGGAGGTAAATGCAACTACCTCGGAAGTAAATCAGATGCTTAATTTTCCCCAAGCTGCTGAAACTGAATATAAAGATGCATTTAACACGAAGAGTATGTCTATGTCCCCAGGTATATCATCTCCGAGTGGTGGTGAAAACCACTGCCACGAAGCAGCCcgattaaataattcaaaactaGTTGCCAAAGAAGCTGAATTTCTGAAATCTGATGAAGTTTCATCACCCATATTTTCGGATCTGGTTTCGAATCCCGAGAATTCATATTCTCTACAGCCTCAAACAATTAGTCTGAATTCTTCAGAATGTGTAAAGGTGGAGAAAAATGAAGTGATTATTAGTGATATATCTGTTGATTTAGGGTCTAAAAGAGGAGCATTCTCTGCAGTGTTTGATGGTTCAAAGAAGAGTAGTACCAGATTAGTGGATCTCTTATGTAATAAAAATCATGTTCAAACATCTCCTGAGGCCAATATTGAGCAAACAGACCCTGAGGTGACACTATCTGATTTGCTCTtaaaatttgaaagaaaaaggTTGTCACAGTTTAAGCATTCTACTCCCACTGATTACTTATCGCCAGAGGTAGCAACTTCTGTTTCAGAGGATGATTATTTCAAGGAGATTCCTCACATTGGACCTGAAAAGAACCTGCAAGAAGATGAAAATCTAAGGTTTGAAGGGGATCAGACCTCTTCTCCATCAAATGATACACAAAATATATTTGATCTAAAAGATTTGGATATGAAATCGGTTAATGACCAAATAGTTGATGAAAACTTTAAGCCAAGAAGTCTGACTTTTACTCAgttcgaaggatcaaatgaaccTCGTGAGGTGGATGCAGAAAAACTTTCCGACATAAAAGACTTGATTGACTTCATTAAATTGCAGGAGGGTGTATCATCTACCTCAACCAATGATAATAACAACACAGGTCGTATTGCAGAGAACCCATCAAATTCTAATTCACAAAGATTTATCTACAATGATTGGTTGACTGCATCTGATTTAGCGACTGAAAAATCTAGGCTTGAGAATCAGAAAATAAGTGATATGCATTTTCAATCCCTTGGTGGTACAGAGTTAAAAGCAAGCTTTGGTTCTCTGAATCCGGCTATGAAGATTGATGAAGATAAATCGAGGAACATTGTTTTGTCCGAGTCTTTTAATTCTGATTCGCAGAACTTGGTTGACAGTGAGAGGTTAAATTCAACTGATTTCACGACTGTGAAATATAGGATTGAGGATGAGGAAGGGGTTGAATTGGATTTTGGATCACGTGGATGCACAGAGTTAAAAGCAGGCAAGCAAGTTCCAAATCCCACAAAGACCATTGATAGAGAAAAGTTGGAAAACACATTCTTGTCTAGCATAGAATCAAATGACAACAGACTTGTTGTGAGACTCCTGCGCAAAGCAGCTACGGAAGAACATCTATTCAAAACTTTTAAAAGATGTGGGAAAGTTTCAAAGATTGAAATTCTTGATGCTGAAGGATCTTTGTTTAAAACTGCTTACCTCCATTTTGAG ACAAGAAAAGCTCTTCTAAAAGCTTATTCCAAAAGTGAAACGCTGGCGCGACATGGTGTTGTAACTGTGGAATCACCCATCTCAAATAAGAACGTGAGAGCTCCAGTTCCGAATTTGATCGGTGACCCTAATGTTCCAACTGTTTTAATAAAAAATCCTTCCCGGACTGTAAAAATTAAACATTTGACCCAGGACATAAGATTACATCATATTGAAGAAGCTTTGTCCTTCTGTGATAGCAATGTATCCGGATATTTCTTGGGCTTCAAAAATTCTGTCGGTTTTATTGAATTCGAG ACAGAAATTGGCAAAGAAATGGCGCTTGTGAAACATTCTATCAATGTGTTAGGAAAGGAGTTGGCCATGCTAAGAATCGATGCCCCAAGAACAACGGTTGTGAGGGTTTCGTACATAGATTCCATTCCACACGAGAATATCATGTTAGTATGCAGCTCATTTGGAAAAGTAATGTTTACAATAGTAAGATGTCCGGGCATTCTTGACGTGCACTACGAACTTGCTGAATGGCCAAACATGTGGAATATACTAAACAG ATTGAATGGTGTCCAGATAGAGGGTATGCGATTGAGAGCTGAGCCTGCTCCCATCTTTCCCACCGACATACTGTCGGCTCTGTGGCATCAACCAGAAGAAAGGAAGATTTTGAAAAAAACAGCATCGGCTTTGTTGGAGAAACTTGGGAAGAATATGCGAGGCACGGGTGAATTAGATTCTCTAAAGCAGCTCTTGGAGGATAAATTTTAA